A genome region from Chitinophagales bacterium includes the following:
- a CDS encoding gamma carbonic anhydrase family protein produces the protein MNNGYYQTLLSKVKKGANVFIAHNAVVIGDIELGDNVSIWYGAVLRADMDKMIIGARTNIQEGCIFHVDPGKPINVGSGNIIGHGAILHGCTIGNHNLIGMRATVMNGATIGNGCVIGAHALVTENMVVPNYSMVLGSPGKIVKQLPAEIIYRIKEGEDEYVHEAMKYLTAS, from the coding sequence ATGAACAACGGATATTACCAAACACTCCTTTCTAAAGTAAAGAAAGGAGCAAACGTATTTATTGCACACAATGCAGTTGTAATCGGAGATATAGAACTAGGCGACAATGTTAGCATTTGGTATGGTGCAGTACTGCGTGCCGATATGGATAAAATGATTATTGGCGCACGTACCAATATTCAAGAAGGCTGTATCTTTCATGTAGATCCGGGAAAACCTATCAACGTTGGAAGTGGAAATATTATAGGGCATGGAGCCATACTGCACGGATGCACCATTGGCAACCACAACTTAATTGGAATGCGGGCTACCGTAATGAACGGTGCAACTATTGGAAATGGCTGCGTTATTGGTGCTCATGCTTTGGTAACCGAAAATATGGTTGTACCGAACTATTCGATGGTGTTGGGTTCTCCGGGTAAAATCGTAAAACAACTTCCTGCCGAAATAATTTACCGAATTAAAGAAGGTGAAGATGAATATGTTCACGAAGCCATGAAGTATTTAACAGCTTCGTGA
- a CDS encoding tetratricopeptide repeat protein yields MNFRFLISISLTVAFLLSNGSTATFLPQKDKTKKKKKKEAVQSNANDAQTERLFIDAEKAKMIEDYESALRQFKEVIALDSKNADAHFQLAQLYFGSGQVQAAREAAETAVQLDQSNIFYKDFLAGILSRTSPKDAIPLYKELIKQNPNEPDFYMNLAFLQIQHKQPLDAIKTYDQFESIFGLDEEIVTRKKSLYLSVNQFEKAMGELKKLEDAYPDEPNFILMQADLYTANNMREKANTLYKKVLELDPENPQALLAVADYSTKNGDSTARRETLKKLFSNPSLNIDAKVKMLFPYIQYFDVKKDNRKEALQLADILAATHPKEAKAHAIRGDLYNLDNQIDTALAAYLRSLDLQKDVFNVWQQLFFIYNQKQDWKKLKEVTTYSLEYFPNQAITFLFKGMAENHFKEYDQALKSYGKGEKMSVENNKLRAQFLSNIGDVLHNLTRNEESDSCFDKAIKLDPDNATVLNNYSYYLALRKTNLEKAKQMSAYANKLQENNDSFLDTYAWILFVMGDYKAAKEWQEKALKNEGENSATILEHYGDILSKLGDTQKAVEYWNKAKEAGSDSTTLDKKIAAQKFID; encoded by the coding sequence ATGAATTTCCGCTTCTTAATCTCAATATCTCTTACGGTGGCTTTTTTACTTTCAAACGGAAGCACCGCAACTTTTTTGCCCCAAAAAGATAAAACCAAAAAGAAGAAAAAGAAAGAAGCAGTTCAAAGCAATGCTAACGATGCGCAAACCGAGCGCCTCTTTATAGATGCCGAAAAGGCAAAAATGATTGAAGATTACGAAAGTGCACTCCGCCAGTTTAAAGAAGTAATTGCACTCGACAGCAAAAATGCCGATGCACACTTTCAATTAGCACAATTATACTTTGGAAGCGGGCAAGTGCAAGCAGCACGCGAAGCCGCAGAAACCGCAGTACAGCTAGACCAAAGCAATATTTTTTACAAAGATTTTTTGGCAGGAATTTTATCGCGCACTTCGCCCAAAGATGCTATTCCTCTTTACAAAGAACTCATAAAACAAAACCCCAACGAACCAGACTTTTATATGAATTTGGCATTTCTACAAATTCAACATAAGCAACCACTAGATGCCATAAAAACATACGATCAGTTTGAAAGCATTTTTGGACTAGACGAAGAAATTGTAACACGCAAAAAGAGCTTATACCTCTCCGTTAACCAATTCGAAAAAGCAATGGGCGAATTAAAAAAGTTAGAAGATGCCTACCCCGATGAACCTAACTTTATACTCATGCAGGCAGATTTATACACTGCCAACAACATGCGCGAAAAAGCAAACACACTCTACAAAAAAGTATTGGAACTAGACCCCGAAAACCCACAAGCCCTTTTAGCTGTGGCCGATTACAGTACCAAAAACGGAGACTCCACCGCAAGGCGCGAAACACTGAAAAAATTATTCTCTAACCCATCGCTGAATATAGATGCCAAAGTAAAAATGCTCTTTCCTTACATACAGTACTTTGATGTAAAAAAAGACAACCGAAAAGAAGCCCTGCAATTGGCAGACATCTTAGCTGCCACACACCCAAAAGAAGCCAAAGCACATGCCATTCGTGGCGATTTATACAACTTAGATAATCAAATAGATACAGCACTGGCTGCCTATTTGCGCTCGTTAGATTTACAAAAAGATGTATTTAATGTATGGCAGCAACTCTTCTTTATTTACAACCAAAAACAAGATTGGAAAAAACTCAAAGAAGTTACCACTTACTCCCTTGAATACTTTCCAAACCAAGCCATTACTTTTCTTTTTAAAGGCATGGCCGAAAACCATTTTAAAGAATACGACCAAGCATTAAAAAGCTATGGCAAAGGCGAAAAAATGAGCGTAGAAAACAATAAACTCCGTGCTCAATTTCTGTCTAATATTGGCGATGTGCTGCACAACTTAACACGCAACGAAGAATCGGACAGCTGCTTCGACAAAGCCATAAAATTAGACCCGGATAACGCTACCGTACTCAATAATTACAGCTACTATTTAGCCCTGCGCAAAACCAATTTAGAGAAAGCAAAGCAAATGAGCGCTTATGCTAACAAACTACAAGAAAACAACGACTCGTTTTTAGACACCTATGCTTGGATTCTTTTTGTAATGGGCGACTACAAAGCTGCCAAAGAATGGCAAGAAAAAGCATTGAAAAATGAAGGCGAAAACAGCGCTACTATCTTAGAGCATTATGGCGACATACTTTCAAAATTAGGCGATACCCAAAAGGCTGTAGAGTATTGGAATAAAGCAAAAGAAGCCGGTAGCGACTCTACCACTTTAGACAAAAAAATTGCCGCTCAAAAATTTATTGATTAA
- a CDS encoding rhomboid family intramembrane serine protease — protein MFHIDTRSVVINLIILNVLFFAATLFSEMFLGIHLSRTLGLFYFGSPEFKPIQLFTHMFMHGGFLHIFSNMYALFLFGTVLERVWGPQRFLLFYFLTGFGAELLHLGVQAWQVYNFTGSIFATDTNLNQFYTLQEIYFIPTVGASGAVFGVLAAFGMLFPNTELMLLFPPIPLKAKVFVVLYIIWELYRGIAMQAGDNIAHFAHLGGALMGFLLVKYWNRDNRFLF, from the coding sequence ATGTTTCATATAGACACGCGTAGTGTTGTAATCAACCTTATTATTCTAAACGTATTGTTCTTTGCAGCAACACTGTTTAGCGAAATGTTCTTAGGCATTCACCTCAGCCGCACCTTAGGTTTGTTTTATTTTGGATCGCCTGAGTTTAAACCTATTCAGCTATTCACCCACATGTTTATGCACGGAGGTTTCCTGCATATTTTCTCCAATATGTATGCCTTGTTTTTATTTGGCACTGTATTAGAGCGCGTGTGGGGACCTCAGAGGTTTTTGCTCTTTTATTTCCTTACCGGATTTGGAGCAGAATTACTGCACTTGGGCGTACAAGCATGGCAGGTATATAACTTTACAGGCAGTATTTTTGCTACCGATACCAATCTGAATCAATTCTATACGCTTCAAGAAATTTACTTTATACCTACCGTTGGTGCCAGCGGAGCCGTGTTTGGCGTATTGGCAGCCTTTGGCATGTTGTTTCCCAACACAGAGCTTATGTTGCTATTTCCGCCAATACCTCTAAAAGCAAAAGTGTTTGTAGTACTCTATATTATTTGGGAACTCTACCGCGGCATTGCTATGCAGGCTGGCGACAACATTGCACACTTTGCACACTTAGGTGGCGCACTCATGGGTTTCTTACTTGTAAAATATTGGAATCGCGACAATCGCTTTCTGTTTTAG
- a CDS encoding TlpA family protein disulfide reductase — protein sequence MIKRVLTIIAVISSIFIYAQGKEKTLSEKILGEKTLPSLTLNDVNGKRVTVSDYAKTGQITVVSFWATWCVPCKKELGNISELYEEWQQKYNMKLVAVSIDDSRSSSKVKPYTDSQRWEYDILLDPNQDLKRELNIQSIPFTILLNKKGKIVYTHTGYVDGDELVLEEEIKKFAQEE from the coding sequence ATGATAAAAAGAGTTCTTACCATCATTGCTGTAATAAGCAGCATTTTTATTTATGCCCAAGGCAAGGAAAAAACACTTTCCGAAAAAATTTTAGGCGAAAAAACATTGCCATCGCTCACACTAAATGATGTAAATGGCAAACGAGTAACCGTAAGCGACTATGCCAAAACCGGACAAATTACCGTAGTAAGTTTTTGGGCAACATGGTGTGTACCTTGCAAAAAAGAACTGGGCAACATCAGCGAACTTTACGAAGAATGGCAGCAAAAATACAACATGAAACTAGTAGCAGTTTCTATTGACGATTCGCGCAGCAGCAGCAAAGTAAAACCATACACCGATAGCCAACGTTGGGAGTACGATATTCTTTTAGACCCCAATCAAGATCTTAAGCGTGAACTTAATATACAAAGCATTCCATTTACCATATTGCTCAATAAAAAAGGGAAAATAGTTTACACCCACACTGGCTATGTAGATGGCGATGAACTTGTGCTGGAAGAAGAAATTAAAAAATTTGCTCAAGAAGAATAA
- a CDS encoding putative Ig domain-containing protein: protein MKLFVIQLKYIRLLFLLPLYTLLYTSATAQPVFHGPKIIGSYPSTPFIHTIAATGEKPIIFHAQSLPNGLQLDSNTGIISGTAPQKGIYKVKVAATDKNGTTTQTIELNIGEKLALTPPMGWNSWNVFAQDVDENIVMEIADAMVSTGMRDAGYEYINIDDYWHADQREPNGKPKVDEKKFPHGMKYVADYVHSKGLKLGIYSCAAEYTCGKEFGSYGFEEIDAATYAEWGIDLLKYDYCFAPWSQKEAIKRYTKMGEALKKSGRSIVFSVCEWGLRKPWKWASQAQGSYWRTTPDIFDKWGGTHFWQYGVMQILRHQIGLEKYAAPGAWNDPDMLIVGNYGTGNATSAKGKFKGLTDTQYESHFAIWCMLNAPLLTSCDLRKMNTATQNILLHSNLIALNQDVAGKQATLVSKKNGIWIYKKELSDGAAYAFFNTGNKTKKLTVPETIQKELQSNTRAILNFSEQQNLSQPIILAPYQTIVIKKHL, encoded by the coding sequence ATGAAATTATTCGTAATTCAGTTGAAATATATCAGACTCCTATTCTTGCTGCCACTATACACACTCTTGTACACCTCTGCAACAGCTCAGCCTGTTTTCCACGGACCAAAAATAATTGGCAGTTATCCCTCCACTCCATTTATACATACCATTGCCGCCACAGGCGAAAAGCCAATCATTTTTCATGCGCAAAGTCTGCCCAACGGCTTACAACTAGATAGCAACACAGGTATTATTTCAGGCACAGCACCCCAAAAAGGCATTTACAAGGTAAAAGTTGCCGCTACCGATAAAAATGGCACCACCACACAAACAATAGAATTAAACATTGGAGAAAAATTAGCCCTAACGCCACCTATGGGTTGGAATAGTTGGAACGTGTTTGCCCAAGATGTAGATGAAAATATAGTTATGGAAATAGCCGATGCTATGGTAAGCACCGGAATGCGCGATGCCGGCTACGAATACATCAACATTGATGACTATTGGCATGCAGACCAAAGAGAGCCCAACGGCAAACCCAAAGTAGATGAAAAAAAATTCCCGCACGGCATGAAATACGTTGCCGATTATGTTCACAGCAAAGGCCTGAAACTCGGCATATATTCTTGTGCTGCCGAATATACCTGCGGTAAAGAATTTGGCAGCTACGGTTTTGAAGAAATAGATGCTGCCACCTATGCCGAATGGGGTATAGATTTGCTAAAATACGATTACTGCTTTGCACCTTGGTCGCAAAAAGAAGCCATAAAACGCTATACAAAAATGGGAGAAGCACTCAAAAAAAGTGGCAGAAGCATTGTATTTAGCGTATGCGAATGGGGACTTCGCAAACCATGGAAATGGGCATCGCAAGCCCAAGGCAGCTATTGGCGTACTACACCCGATATTTTCGACAAATGGGGAGGAACTCACTTTTGGCAATATGGCGTTATGCAAATCCTGCGTCACCAAATAGGCTTAGAAAAATACGCTGCTCCTGGTGCATGGAACGATCCCGATATGCTTATTGTAGGCAACTACGGCACCGGCAATGCCACTTCGGCAAAAGGAAAATTTAAAGGACTTACCGATACGCAATACGAAAGCCATTTTGCCATTTGGTGCATGCTCAACGCTCCACTCCTCACCAGTTGCGATTTACGCAAAATGAATACCGCCACGCAAAACATACTGCTCCATTCCAATTTAATTGCTTTAAACCAAGATGTTGCAGGCAAGCAAGCCACTTTAGTATCAAAGAAAAATGGAATTTGGATTTACAAAAAAGAACTTTCCGATGGTGCAGCCTATGCATTCTTCAATACCGGAAACAAAACAAAAAAACTTACCGTACCGGAAACCATCCAAAAAGAATTGCAATCAAACACGCGTGCCATTCTTAATTTTAGCGAACAACAAAATCTCTCGCAACCAATTATTTTAGCACCCTATCAAACCATTGTAATAAAAAAACATCTATAA
- a CDS encoding T9SS type A sorting domain-containing protein, which yields MKQVYLLAAGIISAATLSAQNTFTQVHHILNTKCSNNTCHSASSSETLKFDGSESDVYTSILNQTPENSTAKAKLDRLVFVNQPYESFLLRKASKDFDSDLDLEQGEGDIMLDINGQGLSKKELELIRQWIMNGAKKTGKTVDTSVINQYYDDPYYNFLQKPAKPANGAGKRVRCGPIFLPKSGPAQEFEMLLKYELNLPYLAEITKIDGFMNNESHHFLLFKYIDSASAAKEPDGIRVVSLTGGVTSFDGNKLLTGAWQDDEEIDLPQGTALFWNQKAWLDLNYHIKNYGNQHVLPCDFYFNIYYNQRQPNTIEMKSKLVNSVTLGELGSGGNAGFLPANSGAVTRYMNDPDNGKNELRYLWMFNSHTHKFGIDYDLFEYDKTKPNKLGTQLYEGFWNYKMNYDMGQYLWDHPPIKYWPNFYLVDMKNGLRAKAIFNNTSSNVIRFGFTTEDEMLLYYYMYTNQLPQGTVGVSAIADKIATVAVLPNPASSESVVLVEAKESVQTTVTITDIAGKQIATLFNGVTEIGSNSYQLPANLSKGIYFANVAANGSSVSKKFVVTQ from the coding sequence ATGAAACAGGTTTACCTGCTGGCGGCAGGCATTATATCAGCCGCAACACTCAGTGCCCAAAACACTTTTACCCAGGTACATCATATTTTAAACACTAAATGTTCTAACAATACGTGCCACAGCGCTTCTTCGTCAGAAACATTGAAGTTTGATGGAAGCGAAAGCGATGTGTACACTTCCATTTTAAACCAAACTCCGGAAAATAGCACGGCAAAAGCAAAGTTAGATCGCTTGGTTTTTGTTAACCAACCGTACGAGAGTTTCTTGTTGCGCAAAGCATCTAAAGACTTCGATTCCGATTTAGATTTAGAGCAAGGCGAAGGCGACATCATGTTAGATATCAACGGACAAGGGCTTTCTAAAAAAGAATTGGAGCTTATCCGCCAATGGATTATGAACGGAGCTAAAAAAACCGGCAAAACCGTTGATACATCTGTTATTAACCAATACTACGATGACCCCTACTACAACTTTTTACAAAAACCGGCTAAACCAGCCAATGGAGCCGGAAAAAGAGTGCGTTGTGGCCCTATATTTTTACCTAAATCCGGTCCCGCTCAAGAATTCGAAATGCTTCTAAAATACGAACTAAACCTTCCGTATTTAGCTGAAATAACCAAAATAGATGGCTTTATGAACAACGAAAGCCACCACTTTCTACTATTCAAATACATAGATTCTGCCAGTGCCGCCAAAGAACCCGATGGCATTAGAGTAGTAAGCCTTACTGGCGGAGTAACCTCTTTTGATGGCAATAAACTCTTAACCGGAGCTTGGCAAGATGATGAAGAAATTGATTTGCCTCAAGGAACTGCTCTCTTTTGGAATCAAAAAGCATGGCTCGATTTAAACTACCACATTAAAAACTATGGCAACCAGCATGTTTTACCTTGCGATTTTTATTTCAATATTTATTACAACCAGCGCCAGCCAAATACTATTGAAATGAAAAGTAAACTCGTAAACAGCGTTACACTTGGCGAACTTGGCAGTGGAGGCAATGCCGGATTTTTACCTGCAAATTCAGGAGCTGTAACCCGCTATATGAACGACCCCGACAATGGCAAAAATGAATTACGCTACTTGTGGATGTTTAATTCTCACACCCATAAGTTTGGTATAGATTACGATTTATTTGAGTACGACAAAACCAAACCAAATAAACTTGGCACCCAGCTTTACGAAGGCTTTTGGAACTATAAAATGAACTACGACATGGGACAATACCTTTGGGATCACCCACCAATAAAATATTGGCCCAATTTTTATCTAGTAGATATGAAAAACGGCTTGCGTGCAAAAGCAATATTTAATAATACCAGCAGCAATGTTATTCGATTTGGCTTTACTACCGAAGATGAAATGCTTTTGTATTACTACATGTACACCAACCAATTACCGCAGGGCACGGTGGGAGTAAGTGCTATTGCCGATAAAATTGCTACAGTAGCCGTACTTCCAAACCCGGCATCATCAGAAAGTGTGGTATTGGTTGAAGCTAAAGAAAGTGTGCAAACAACTGTTACCATTACCGATATTGCCGGAAAACAAATTGCAACACTCTTTAATGGCGTTACCGAAATAGGCAGCAACAGCTACCAATTGCCTGCTAATCTTTCTAAAGGCATTTACTTTGCAAACGTAGCTGCCAACGGAAGTTCTGTAAGCAAAAAATTTGTGGTAACACAGTAA
- a CDS encoding aldo/keto reductase: MEYRRLGNSGLQISALSFGTWVTFGQQISDDVAKELMITAYEAGINFFDNAETYANGKSEIVMGNILRQLNWDRSTYLVSSKVFWGGQLPNQKGLMRKHVVEACHAALKRLQVEYLDLFFCHRPDIHTPIAETVWVMNDLIRQGKILYWGTSEWTAQQITEAHYWAERYKLIGPTMEQPQYNLFHRENLEKNYLPLFKTFGLGTTIWSPLAAGLLTGKYINNLQRSDTRLNLDSMHVQKEKALGNTEKLEKVLQLYNLANEIGISLTHLSLAWCLKNPNVSSIILGASKVQQLQENIQCFQALPQLTPTVLEQIESIVGNKPLLTEY; encoded by the coding sequence ATGGAATATAGAAGACTGGGCAATAGCGGCCTGCAAATAAGTGCACTTTCATTCGGCACATGGGTAACTTTTGGGCAACAGATAAGCGATGATGTTGCTAAAGAATTGATGATAACCGCCTACGAAGCCGGCATCAATTTTTTCGACAATGCCGAAACCTATGCCAACGGAAAGAGTGAAATTGTAATGGGCAACATCCTTCGCCAACTCAATTGGGATAGAAGCACCTACCTCGTTTCCAGCAAAGTTTTTTGGGGCGGCCAGCTACCCAACCAAAAAGGCTTAATGCGCAAACATGTTGTAGAAGCATGCCATGCTGCACTAAAGCGCTTGCAAGTAGAATACCTCGATTTATTTTTTTGCCACCGCCCCGATATACACACGCCCATTGCCGAAACTGTTTGGGTAATGAATGATTTAATAAGGCAAGGAAAAATACTCTACTGGGGCACCAGCGAATGGACGGCCCAGCAAATTACCGAAGCTCATTATTGGGCAGAGCGCTATAAACTTATTGGCCCCACTATGGAACAACCACAATACAACCTTTTCCACCGCGAAAACCTCGAGAAAAACTACCTGCCGCTGTTCAAAACCTTTGGATTGGGAACTACCATTTGGAGTCCACTAGCAGCGGGATTGCTTACCGGTAAATACATAAATAATTTACAACGCTCCGATACACGCCTGAATTTAGACAGCATGCACGTGCAAAAAGAAAAAGCCTTGGGCAACACCGAAAAGTTAGAGAAGGTGCTGCAACTCTATAATCTTGCCAACGAAATTGGTATTTCGCTCACCCACCTATCACTGGCTTGGTGCCTTAAAAACCCCAATGTTAGCAGTATTATTTTAGGTGCCAGTAAAGTGCAGCAACTGCAAGAAAACATTCAATGCTTTCAAGCGCTACCACAACTTACACCTACCGTATTAGAACAAATTGAATCCATTGTAGGCAACAAACCCCTACTCACGGAATATTAG